One genomic window of Gemmatimonadaceae bacterium includes the following:
- a CDS encoding protein phosphatase 2C domain-containing protein, whose amino-acid sequence MAYPSVTEAGEAAPAAHKRPEKGELDVYGLTHRGLVRSHNEDHFLVCTLQKRMEVSHTSLPDISQLGGTERLAFIAMVADGVGGAAAGEEASRLALEGVTRYVSQALSCFYNNDSANDAGFMQELEEAALKVHNELAATAAENSALRGMATTLTLWIGLGPRAFLVQVGDSRCYSLRGGKLVQISRDQTMAEEMITQGVLSREDAAGSRLANILSSAIGGPQAAPVVRRLEQAEGSVGLLCSDGLTRHVSDDRIRDRLVSMTSAQQACETLLQDALDAGGSDNITIIVGRKIPGAGELVARDGHLA is encoded by the coding sequence ATGGCGTATCCCTCTGTGACTGAAGCTGGCGAGGCTGCGCCGGCTGCCCATAAACGCCCGGAGAAGGGCGAGCTCGATGTGTACGGGCTGACCCACCGCGGGCTCGTACGGTCGCACAATGAGGACCATTTCCTTGTCTGCACTCTCCAGAAGCGCATGGAGGTGAGTCACACCAGCCTTCCCGATATCTCGCAGCTCGGCGGAACTGAGCGGCTTGCGTTTATCGCCATGGTTGCCGATGGGGTTGGCGGCGCTGCTGCCGGTGAGGAGGCAAGCCGGCTCGCGCTGGAAGGAGTGACGCGTTACGTGTCACAGGCCCTCAGCTGTTTTTACAACAATGACAGCGCCAACGATGCCGGCTTCATGCAGGAGCTCGAGGAGGCGGCACTGAAAGTTCATAATGAGCTGGCAGCTACCGCTGCGGAAAATTCGGCGCTGCGTGGAATGGCGACCACACTTACGCTGTGGATCGGTCTGGGGCCGCGGGCATTTCTCGTGCAGGTTGGCGATAGCCGCTGCTATTCGTTGCGGGGTGGTAAGCTGGTCCAGATTTCACGCGACCAGACGATGGCGGAGGAGATGATAACGCAGGGAGTTCTCTCTCGCGAAGACGCCGCTGGCAGCAGGCTCGCAAACATACTGTCGAGTGCGATTGGCGGGCCGCAGGCAGCGCCTGTGGTGCGCCGGCTGGAACAAGCGGAAGGGTCGGTGGGGCTGCTCTGCAGCGACGGACTCACGCGCCATGTGTCCGACGATCGTATCCGCGACCGGCTGGTGTCGATGACTTCGGCTCAACAGGCTTGCGAGACGCTGCTGCAGGACGCGCTCGATGCCGGTGGGAGCGACAACATCACGATAATTGTTGGCCGGAAGATTCCGGGAGCGGGCGAACTGGTTGCGAGAGATGGCCATTTGGCCTAA
- a CDS encoding CoA pyrophosphatase has product MIPLALSSHAQIRRLAISLKVRHAPAITHPGAKRACVALLIRLGAVATPEILLIQRAEYEGDPWSGQIAFPGGREEPGDESLYDTAARETFEETGIDLRANGELLGTLDDLHPLTVRLPAVIVRPFVVLVADITEVRHNREVAKSFWVPFPKLSDRAVWRETTVAAGGHEFSRLAFHHEGCVVWGMTERILSGLIAGMARV; this is encoded by the coding sequence GTGATACCTCTCGCACTCAGCTCCCATGCGCAGATCAGGCGTCTGGCGATATCGCTGAAGGTGAGACATGCCCCCGCCATTACGCACCCAGGGGCGAAACGGGCATGCGTTGCGCTTCTCATTCGTCTGGGGGCTGTTGCCACACCCGAAATTCTTCTCATTCAGCGGGCAGAGTACGAAGGCGATCCGTGGAGCGGGCAGATAGCGTTCCCCGGTGGGCGGGAAGAACCCGGCGACGAATCGCTTTACGACACTGCAGCACGCGAGACTTTCGAAGAGACCGGGATAGATCTCCGCGCCAACGGCGAACTGCTGGGTACGCTCGACGACCTTCACCCGCTGACGGTCCGGCTGCCGGCCGTCATCGTCCGGCCATTCGTTGTCCTGGTTGCAGATATTACGGAAGTGCGGCACAACCGGGAAGTCGCGAAGAGCTTCTGGGTGCCTTTTCCGAAGTTGTCGGATCGTGCAGTGTGGCGAGAGACGACCGTTGCGGCAGGCGGACACGAGTTTAGCCGTCTGGCGTTTCATCACGAGGGGTGCGTCGTGTGGGGAATGACTGAGCGAATTCTTTCCGGGCTGATAGCGGGAATGGCCCGGGTTTAG
- a CDS encoding LD-carboxypeptidase: protein MNDKLFGSIQPLGPGSRVALVAPAGIVLDRMHILRAEENVRSFGWTPVTGAHATSAFGYLAGRDPERLSDLNTAFRSTDIDAIWCVRGGYGSMRLLHEVDYAAFAANPRPLIGFSDITALHSAIHSQCGSVTFHGPTARGVLGDFSRESLRLALVEQRDPCGVAANGRELTAGRARGRLIGGNLALVTALLGTPFAADFDDAILVLEDIGEAVYRVDRMLRQLLLAGALPRCAGMVAGDFRMPVKDLEPGNRTVDDLLGEAAEEARIPCLAGAPFGHIPNQWTLPLGAIAELDTGKKSLRVVAPNHRSIQ from the coding sequence ATGAACGACAAACTTTTCGGTTCCATCCAACCCCTCGGCCCCGGATCACGCGTTGCGCTCGTCGCACCCGCAGGAATCGTATTGGACCGCATGCATATCCTCCGCGCCGAGGAGAACGTGCGATCATTCGGCTGGACTCCAGTAACCGGCGCACACGCTACGTCGGCGTTCGGCTACCTCGCCGGCCGGGACCCGGAACGGTTGAGCGATCTGAACACTGCCTTTAGATCTACCGACATCGATGCCATCTGGTGCGTGCGGGGGGGATACGGCTCGATGCGATTGCTCCACGAAGTCGACTACGCGGCGTTCGCAGCCAATCCACGCCCCCTCATCGGCTTTTCCGACATCACCGCCCTGCACTCAGCGATTCACTCCCAATGCGGTTCAGTGACTTTTCACGGTCCCACCGCACGCGGAGTTCTTGGCGATTTCTCGCGTGAGTCGCTGCGCCTCGCGCTCGTCGAGCAACGCGATCCGTGTGGCGTTGCCGCAAACGGACGCGAGCTGACAGCGGGCCGCGCACGTGGCCGGCTGATCGGCGGAAATCTCGCGCTCGTAACTGCACTTCTCGGAACGCCTTTTGCGGCCGACTTCGACGATGCGATACTCGTCCTCGAGGATATCGGCGAAGCAGTCTACAGGGTCGATCGGATGCTCAGGCAGCTTCTGCTTGCCGGAGCGTTGCCACGGTGCGCCGGGATGGTAGCAGGCGATTTCCGAATGCCGGTGAAGGATCTCGAACCAGGGAACCGCACTGTCGATGACCTCCTGGGAGAGGCAGCCGAGGAAGCTCGCATACCCTGCCTTGCGGGTGCACCTTTCGGCCATATTCCCAATCAATGGACGTTACCACTCGGCGCTATCGCCGAGCTCGACACCGGCAAAAAATCGCTGCGAGTGGTCGCGCCAAACCACAGGAGCATTCAATGA
- a CDS encoding glycosyltransferase family 2 protein, protein METLIGAAAALPWVIAHIATALRVRHSVSLASESVEPPSPAPLVTIVIPARNEAGNIERCLNSVLTTTYPECEVVVIDDQSADGTGELARAIALRDSRVRVIDNSHPPEGWFGKQWACNTGASAANGTILCFADADTQHAPDLLTRSVNAIMRRNADLFSVMGRQELGSFWERIVQPHIFGIMAVRYGGTESVTKSRQTSDKIANGQCLFVQRRAYDELGGHSLVKSHVADDMMMAQRFFARGKHVVLEEGIEQLSTRMYTSFGELVHGWGKNVYAGGRDSVPMGRVGRFFFPLLLLLAPLWSVLPLVVLLISLVQPVATVIYVWAVVVSTVSLVWWLDIYRRIGEPLWYAFLYPLGGAVIFYIFLRAVMRGQNVQWKGRDYVST, encoded by the coding sequence ATGGAAACTCTGATCGGCGCCGCAGCGGCCTTGCCCTGGGTGATCGCGCACATCGCCACCGCTCTCCGTGTGCGACACTCGGTATCGCTCGCTTCCGAGAGTGTCGAGCCGCCCTCGCCCGCGCCATTGGTGACGATCGTGATACCGGCGCGGAACGAGGCGGGCAATATCGAACGCTGCCTGAATTCGGTTCTCACCACGACGTACCCTGAATGTGAAGTTGTTGTCATCGACGACCAGTCCGCCGACGGCACCGGTGAACTCGCGCGCGCCATCGCCTTGCGGGATTCCCGCGTCCGCGTGATCGACAATTCGCATCCTCCTGAGGGATGGTTCGGAAAACAATGGGCATGCAACACCGGCGCGAGTGCTGCAAACGGAACCATCCTGTGCTTCGCCGACGCTGACACACAGCATGCGCCCGACCTGCTGACCCGGTCGGTCAACGCAATCATGCGGCGAAACGCCGACCTCTTTTCGGTGATGGGACGACAGGAGCTGGGAAGTTTCTGGGAGCGAATCGTCCAGCCCCACATTTTCGGAATAATGGCGGTGCGATACGGCGGCACGGAGAGCGTCACGAAATCACGGCAAACCAGTGACAAGATCGCCAACGGGCAGTGTCTGTTCGTTCAGCGCCGGGCATACGACGAGCTTGGCGGCCATTCGCTGGTCAAGTCCCATGTCGCTGACGATATGATGATGGCGCAACGCTTCTTCGCACGCGGCAAGCATGTAGTGCTGGAGGAAGGAATCGAGCAGCTCTCGACGCGGATGTACACGTCATTTGGCGAACTCGTCCACGGCTGGGGGAAGAATGTTTACGCAGGCGGTCGCGATTCCGTTCCGATGGGACGAGTGGGACGATTCTTCTTCCCCCTGCTTCTCCTTCTTGCGCCTCTGTGGAGCGTTCTGCCACTGGTCGTTCTGTTGATATCGCTCGTGCAGCCGGTTGCGACCGTCATTTACGTCTGGGCGGTCGTCGTCAGCACGGTATCTCTCGTCTGGTGGCTTGACATCTACCGGCGCATCGGCGAGCCGCTCTGGTACGCCTTTCTTTATCCCCTTGGAGGCGCAGTCATCTTCTACATATTCCTGCGAGCTGTAATGCGAGGGCAGAACGTACAGTGGAAGGGGCGGGATTACGTGTCGACCTGA
- a CDS encoding FtsX-like permease family protein, with protein sequence MLVHAFAVLLAFQQPAPRTIAIDERLAADARIAIGDRLTVSAQSGAANVDTVIVSAIVKRGADPAEIARSEYRIHMHLDHLQKIAEYGDRVDKFAVATRGPSATEEALAAINLAAFGFQAHRSRDIAVETSKTFQVISRFHRAIGVITIVASAIFLLCIMLLKVEERRRDVAALRLMGISRRTVVQSVVIEAAVLAVVGSALGVAVGFGASLFINWYYQSLYRTPLYFSMITPSIITLAVGLSLILGIGAGLLASLRLVRTPPLALFGR encoded by the coding sequence ATGCTCGTCCACGCTTTTGCGGTATTGCTTGCGTTCCAGCAACCCGCCCCTCGAACCATCGCCATCGACGAGCGGCTGGCCGCCGACGCCCGAATTGCGATTGGAGATCGGCTCACCGTATCGGCTCAGTCGGGCGCCGCAAATGTTGACACTGTAATCGTCTCCGCGATCGTCAAGCGAGGTGCAGATCCCGCCGAGATCGCGCGCAGCGAGTACAGGATTCACATGCATCTGGATCATCTGCAGAAAATTGCGGAGTACGGAGACCGTGTCGACAAATTCGCCGTGGCCACTCGGGGCCCATCGGCAACCGAAGAAGCGCTTGCCGCAATCAACCTCGCCGCTTTTGGATTCCAGGCGCATCGGTCGCGCGACATCGCGGTAGAAACCTCGAAAACGTTTCAGGTCATCAGCCGGTTCCATCGGGCAATCGGGGTGATCACCATTGTCGCCAGCGCGATCTTTCTGCTCTGCATCATGCTGCTCAAAGTCGAGGAGCGGCGACGTGACGTAGCGGCTTTGCGTCTCATGGGGATTTCAAGGAGAACCGTCGTGCAGAGCGTCGTCATCGAGGCGGCGGTCCTGGCGGTGGTCGGAAGCGCGCTGGGAGTGGCGGTCGGCTTCGGGGCATCGCTGTTCATCAACTGGTATTACCAGAGTCTTTATCGCACGCCGCTTTATTTTTCGATGATCACGCCGTCGATTATCACTCTTGCGGTGGGCTTGTCGCTGATACTGGGCATAGGCGCCGGGCTGCTTGCTTCGCTGCGTCTCGTGCGTACGCCGCCGCTGGCGCTTTTCGGACGCTGA
- a CDS encoding FtsX-like permease family protein, protein MRLALAWAGLRGHGVRTLLAILGVAVAAAMLLDMVMMSTGMRESFRELLLSRGYQIRLAPKGTLPFDTDATIEGTSRIVAVLRANPDIVAVSPVLGATIHVPVGNRTVTSAALGVMAEVQGDYELLSGRDPIASNAIAVNDDFIRATGAQIGDTLEVATGYDPQLRTFAASKRLVVTGRLRFIYGAINQPATAIRLSTLQEMGGAVRTDDASLFMLKVRDGADVERIRRWIERGVPSVSAISTATAIAQVDERLSYFRQLAFILGTVSLFVGFLLVTTLVTVSVNERIGEITVMRAIGVSKAHIVQQIVMEGMVISLAGAVGGLALGLGTARYLNSILSSFPGLPMAIDFFLFQPRSAWTAMGLLTLSGVAAGVYPSFRAASLPIATTLREEAIA, encoded by the coding sequence ATGCGGCTGGCTCTGGCCTGGGCGGGGCTGAGAGGGCATGGCGTTCGCACCTTGCTTGCCATACTGGGAGTGGCGGTTGCCGCGGCGATGCTGCTCGACATGGTGATGATGTCGACGGGTATGCGCGAATCATTTCGTGAGCTGCTGCTATCGCGCGGATATCAAATCCGGCTTGCTCCCAAAGGGACACTCCCATTCGACACGGATGCCACCATCGAAGGGACGAGCCGCATCGTCGCCGTTCTTCGCGCAAATCCCGACATCGTGGCGGTAAGTCCGGTGCTGGGCGCAACCATCCACGTACCGGTTGGGAATCGTACGGTGACAAGCGCTGCGCTCGGAGTTATGGCCGAGGTGCAGGGAGATTACGAACTTCTGTCGGGCCGTGATCCGATTGCGTCCAATGCGATAGCGGTGAATGACGACTTCATCAGGGCGACAGGGGCACAAATTGGAGATACGCTTGAAGTTGCAACGGGTTATGACCCTCAGCTCAGGACCTTTGCTGCGTCGAAGAGACTGGTGGTGACGGGTCGCCTGCGCTTCATCTACGGCGCCATCAATCAGCCCGCGACCGCGATTCGACTCTCGACACTTCAGGAAATGGGTGGAGCGGTGCGTACGGATGATGCGTCGTTGTTCATGCTCAAGGTTAGGGATGGTGCCGACGTCGAGCGCATCCGCCGGTGGATCGAACGCGGGGTGCCGTCGGTGAGTGCGATCTCAACAGCCACCGCGATTGCGCAGGTGGACGAGCGGCTCAGTTATTTTCGCCAACTGGCATTCATCCTCGGCACCGTCAGCCTGTTTGTCGGATTTCTGCTCGTAACGACGCTCGTGACTGTGTCCGTCAACGAACGCATCGGCGAGATCACGGTAATGCGCGCGATCGGCGTCTCGAAAGCACATATCGTGCAACAGATTGTGATGGAGGGCATGGTAATCAGCCTGGCTGGCGCAGTTGGCGGGCTGGCGCTGGGCCTCGGGACCGCCCGGTATCTCAACAGCATTCTCTCGAGCTTTCCCGGGCTTCCGATGGCCATCGATTTCTTTCTTTTCCAGCCGCGATCCGCGTGGACGGCGATGGGATTGCTGACGTTATCGGGAGTGGCGGCGGGTGTGTATCCGTCATTCCGGGCCGCGTCGCTTCCCATCGCGACGACTCTCAGAGAAGAGGCGATCGCGTGA
- a CDS encoding antitoxin Xre/MbcA/ParS toxin-binding domain-containing protein: protein MAAIRPHSHRADQLSHRFITGLFGGDDWQSLHQLMQTGLEKKAFRAQTVTEFLEHAVTEVAARSALRSYLVADRSWKRRVSEKSPLSAAELDRIADVGEVVREARRIWGESDAAERFLTRPHPQLRDRKPIEVAATEGGAQAVRELMSRIEEGAPG, encoded by the coding sequence ATGGCCGCCATTCGACCGCATAGCCACCGCGCGGATCAGCTCAGTCACCGGTTCATAACCGGTCTTTTCGGTGGCGACGACTGGCAATCGCTTCATCAGTTGATGCAGACAGGGCTCGAGAAAAAAGCATTCAGGGCACAAACGGTCACCGAGTTTCTCGAGCACGCCGTGACCGAAGTGGCTGCACGGTCGGCATTGCGTTCCTATCTTGTCGCGGATCGATCCTGGAAGCGAAGGGTGAGCGAGAAAAGTCCGCTCTCCGCAGCGGAGCTGGACCGGATCGCCGACGTCGGCGAGGTTGTGCGGGAAGCAAGGCGCATCTGGGGCGAGTCCGATGCCGCCGAGCGGTTCCTCACCCGCCCACATCCGCAACTGAGGGATAGAAAGCCAATCGAGGTCGCGGCGACGGAAGGTGGGGCGCAGGCCGTTCGTGAGCTCATGTCACGAATCGAGGAAGGAGCGCCCGGCTGA
- a CDS encoding RES domain-containing protein codes for MVLRAVRVTARTYDPRRSSGRENRWNAAGQAVVYLSEHFSTALLEMLVHSAGVPVPCHAAWATIRGGVSVEELDVAKWPGWDDLDDQGFARAAGSKWFSEHRSACLLVPSVPGRPFERNIVVNTTHKLAGRIVWETTVEVPWDPRVFG; via the coding sequence ATGGTGCTGCGAGCTGTTCGTGTCACGGCTCGCACGTATGACCCTCGGCGCTCGAGTGGTCGTGAGAATCGTTGGAATGCGGCGGGCCAGGCTGTCGTGTACCTATCCGAACATTTTTCGACTGCCCTTCTGGAAATGCTTGTTCACAGTGCTGGAGTGCCGGTGCCGTGCCATGCGGCCTGGGCGACAATCAGGGGTGGCGTCAGCGTCGAGGAACTCGATGTGGCGAAGTGGCCCGGCTGGGATGATCTGGACGATCAAGGGTTCGCTCGAGCCGCAGGCTCAAAGTGGTTCTCGGAGCATAGAAGTGCCTGCCTTCTTGTGCCGTCGGTACCCGGGCGGCCATTCGAGCGTAACATCGTTGTGAATACCACCCATAAGCTGGCCGGGAGGATCGTGTGGGAGACCACGGTCGAAGTTCCGTGGGATCCGCGAGTGTTCGGCTAG
- a CDS encoding alpha/beta fold hydrolase, translating into MIEVDEFELWRDRDEDSPLIIRGDARIPSDAKATVVICHGFKGFARWAFFPYLADRIATAGLGAITFDFSGSGIGEDRENFTNPHAFTNNTFTQELDDLDAVIAEARVKDWIGEGYGLFGHSRGGGVAVLHASRNPDVRALVTWAAISDPNRWPADVVALWKALGYIDVHNARTGEIIPLSTAILHEVEALGETTLNIDAAASGVRSPWLVIHGDSDETVPHSEGERLHRSSSEVSEFRLIEGANHAFDASHPLTEPPQALDAVTRDTVEFFCRHLAASTM; encoded by the coding sequence GTGATTGAAGTCGATGAGTTCGAGCTATGGCGCGACCGGGATGAAGACTCTCCCCTCATAATTCGCGGTGATGCTCGAATCCCATCTGATGCCAAGGCAACCGTGGTCATCTGCCACGGATTCAAGGGGTTTGCGCGTTGGGCGTTCTTCCCCTATCTCGCCGACCGGATTGCGACCGCCGGGCTGGGAGCCATCACCTTCGACTTTTCCGGCAGCGGAATTGGTGAAGATCGCGAGAACTTCACCAATCCCCACGCGTTCACGAATAATACCTTCACCCAAGAACTCGACGATCTGGACGCGGTGATCGCTGAAGCAAGAGTGAAGGACTGGATCGGGGAGGGATACGGTCTGTTCGGACACTCGCGCGGCGGTGGCGTCGCCGTCCTGCACGCGTCCCGCAATCCGGACGTCAGAGCGCTGGTGACGTGGGCGGCCATTTCTGATCCCAACCGCTGGCCAGCAGACGTAGTGGCGCTGTGGAAAGCGCTTGGATATATCGATGTGCACAATGCCCGCACAGGCGAAATCATACCGCTCAGCACAGCGATCCTCCACGAGGTCGAAGCACTCGGCGAGACTACTTTGAATATTGACGCGGCGGCTTCCGGGGTCCGCTCGCCCTGGCTCGTGATTCATGGCGACAGTGACGAGACAGTGCCGCACTCCGAGGGCGAGCGGCTTCATCGCTCATCGAGCGAAGTGAGTGAGTTCCGGCTTATCGAGGGCGCAAACCACGCGTTCGATGCCAGCCATCCTCTCACTGAGCCGCCGCAGGCGCTCGACGCAGTGACTCGCGATACAGTTGAATTCTTTTGCCGGCACCTCGCGGCGTCGACTATGTGA
- a CDS encoding rhodanese-like domain-containing protein gives MTHNTGAELIDQAKARVKQMAPADAISGRTDDTVYLDVREPNEWNLGHVPGAIHIPRGMLESKVEELISRDKRVVIYCASGNRSALAADTMQQMGYDDVCSMSAGFRGWADSGGQVES, from the coding sequence ATGACCCACAATACAGGCGCTGAGCTGATCGACCAGGCAAAAGCACGCGTCAAGCAGATGGCTCCGGCCGACGCCATCAGTGGCCGGACGGACGATACGGTGTATCTGGATGTGCGTGAACCAAATGAGTGGAATCTCGGGCATGTGCCTGGCGCGATTCATATTCCGCGAGGAATGCTGGAGAGCAAGGTCGAAGAGCTGATATCCCGTGACAAGCGAGTGGTGATCTACTGCGCGAGCGGAAATCGATCTGCGCTGGCCGCAGACACCATGCAACAGATGGGATATGACGATGTCTGCTCGATGTCCGCGGGTTTTCGCGGGTGGGCTGATTCGGGTGGCCAGGTCGAATCGTGA
- a CDS encoding Nramp family divalent metal transporter, giving the protein MATQLTDRPPDPAVSPQPDPGWRRARVSPSLAEVYRTVPVTGAGWWRKILAFAGPGYLVAVGYMDPGNWATDLAGGSQFGYRLLTVILISNLMAILLQGLSAKLGIVTGRDLAQACRDNYSKPVVWFLWVICELAIAACDLAEVIGSAIALNLLFGIPLPLGIGITALDVLIVLYLQNKGFRLLEALVIALVGTIGACFLFEMIISSPPIAEVMKGFIPTSQVVTNPAMLYVAIGILGATVMPHNLYLHSSIVQTRQYEQTSEGKKTAVKFAFIDSTIALSFALFINAAILIVAAATFHTSGNTEVAEIQDAYKLLTPLLGAGASTVFALALLASGQASTITGTLAGQIVMEGFLNIRLRPWLRRLITRSIAIVPAAIVAILYGESGTAQLLVFSQVILSMQLSFAVFPLVRFTSDKTKMAEFANPVWLKSLAYLVATVIASLNIWLLVQFFTGA; this is encoded by the coding sequence GTGGCAACCCAACTTACTGACCGGCCTCCTGACCCAGCGGTTTCACCTCAGCCGGATCCAGGCTGGCGGCGCGCCCGCGTGTCGCCCTCGCTGGCCGAGGTGTACCGCACCGTTCCGGTGACGGGGGCAGGATGGTGGCGCAAGATCCTGGCGTTTGCGGGCCCTGGATATCTCGTCGCGGTTGGTTACATGGACCCCGGCAACTGGGCCACGGATCTGGCCGGCGGTTCGCAGTTCGGATACCGCCTCCTGACAGTGATCCTGATCTCGAATCTGATGGCGATACTGCTTCAGGGTCTTTCGGCCAAGCTTGGAATTGTCACCGGGCGCGATCTCGCGCAGGCGTGTCGCGATAATTACTCGAAGCCGGTCGTCTGGTTTCTCTGGGTCATCTGCGAGCTGGCGATTGCGGCCTGCGATCTCGCGGAGGTGATCGGTTCGGCGATTGCGCTCAACCTGCTTTTCGGGATACCGCTGCCGCTGGGAATCGGGATTACGGCGCTCGACGTTCTGATTGTCCTCTACCTGCAGAACAAAGGATTCAGGTTGCTCGAAGCGCTCGTGATCGCGCTCGTCGGAACCATCGGTGCGTGCTTCCTGTTCGAAATGATAATTTCCAGCCCGCCGATAGCGGAGGTAATGAAGGGATTCATCCCGACCTCGCAGGTGGTCACCAACCCGGCCATGCTCTACGTGGCTATCGGGATACTTGGTGCAACGGTAATGCCGCACAACCTCTACCTGCATTCGTCGATAGTTCAGACAAGACAATACGAGCAGACCAGCGAAGGGAAGAAAACCGCGGTGAAGTTCGCGTTCATCGACTCGACGATTGCGCTCTCGTTCGCGTTGTTCATCAACGCCGCCATTCTGATCGTTGCGGCCGCGACATTCCATACGAGCGGCAACACCGAAGTCGCGGAGATTCAGGACGCGTACAAGCTGTTGACGCCGCTGCTTGGTGCCGGAGCCAGCACGGTGTTCGCGCTCGCGTTGCTGGCGTCAGGCCAGGCATCGACAATTACCGGGACGCTCGCCGGCCAGATCGTGATGGAAGGCTTTCTCAACATCCGCCTCAGGCCGTGGCTGCGCCGCCTCATCACTCGCAGCATTGCGATCGTACCGGCTGCGATTGTGGCCATCCTGTACGGTGAAAGCGGCACCGCACAATTGCTTGTCTTCAGCCAGGTGATCCTCAGCATGCAGCTTTCATTTGCTGTCTTCCCGCTGGTGAGGTTTACCTCCGACAAGACAAAGATGGCCGAGTTCGCCAACCCTGTATGGCTCAAGTCCCTCGCTTATCTGGTTGCGACAGTGATCGCTTCGCTCAACATTTGGCTGCTCGTTCAGTTCTTCACGGGAGCGTGA
- a CDS encoding metal-dependent transcriptional regulator produces the protein MAARRGPLRPGVPDAQSESLTAPVEDYLKAIYSLGRGSVPVATNDIANRLLLAPASVSGMVQRLAEQGLLSYERYRGVTLTESGRRAALRTLRRHRVIEAYLSGALDYPWDRVHDEAERLEHAASDELVDRMAEVMGEPLVDPHGAPIPSRDGMMDETEYMQLGDIDAGSGARVVRVSDADPEMLRYLAELGIVPGAELVVVAKAPYDGPVSLRTAGNLLSIGPPLAARVMVEPIANEGPSH, from the coding sequence ATGGCTGCGCGGCGTGGCCCGTTGCGGCCGGGTGTGCCGGATGCGCAAAGTGAATCGCTGACGGCGCCGGTTGAGGACTATCTCAAGGCCATCTATTCCCTTGGCCGGGGAAGTGTGCCGGTTGCGACCAACGACATCGCGAACAGGCTTCTGCTGGCGCCCGCATCGGTAAGCGGAATGGTGCAGCGTCTGGCGGAGCAGGGCCTGCTATCCTACGAACGTTATCGCGGAGTGACGCTCACCGAGTCCGGGCGAAGAGCTGCCTTGCGCACGCTCCGCCGGCACAGGGTAATCGAAGCCTATCTGTCGGGTGCGCTTGATTATCCCTGGGACCGGGTGCATGACGAAGCCGAGCGCCTCGAACACGCCGCGTCTGACGAGCTCGTTGACCGGATGGCTGAGGTGATGGGCGAGCCGCTGGTGGATCCGCATGGTGCGCCGATACCTTCGCGCGACGGCATGATGGACGAAACCGAGTACATGCAACTCGGGGATATCGATGCCGGGTCGGGGGCGCGGGTGGTGCGCGTAAGCGATGCCGATCCGGAGATGCTGAGATATCTGGCCGAGCTTGGCATTGTTCCCGGTGCAGAGCTTGTGGTGGTGGCGAAAGCTCCGTACGATGGGCCCGTCTCTTTACGGACCGCGGGCAATCTGCTGTCGATCGGCCCCCCGCTTGCTGCCCGGGTCATGGTCGAGCCAATAGCAAACGAAGGGCCTTCGCACTAG
- a CDS encoding universal stress protein, whose amino-acid sequence MYKRILVPVENSPFDDAIVDHVKLLARICNSSVILIHVADGWAARNISHLKLRESEEMQNDRAYIERLSATLEAEGFDSEAVLASGDPASEISAAAVREECDLIAMSTHGHKFIGDLIHGSVAHGVRHGSTIPVLLVRGNARGRGAAGA is encoded by the coding sequence ATGTACAAGAGAATACTGGTCCCGGTCGAGAACTCTCCGTTCGATGACGCGATCGTCGATCACGTGAAGTTGCTCGCCAGGATCTGCAATTCCTCGGTTATTCTCATTCACGTCGCCGACGGCTGGGCCGCGCGTAATATTTCTCATCTGAAGTTGAGAGAGAGCGAAGAAATGCAGAACGACCGCGCGTACATCGAGCGCCTCTCGGCGACTCTCGAGGCAGAAGGATTCGATTCCGAAGCAGTACTCGCATCCGGCGATCCTGCTTCTGAGATTTCGGCGGCGGCTGTTCGTGAGGAGTGCGACCTGATTGCGATGTCCACGCATGGCCACAAATTCATTGGCGACTTGATTCACGGCAGCGTGGCGCATGGAGTGCGGCACGGTTCGACGATTCCGGTGTTGCTCGTTCGTGGCAACGCCCGAGGCCGGGGCGCGGCGGGAGCGTGA